One Dioscorea cayenensis subsp. rotundata cultivar TDr96_F1 chromosome 17, TDr96_F1_v2_PseudoChromosome.rev07_lg8_w22 25.fasta, whole genome shotgun sequence DNA window includes the following coding sequences:
- the LOC120280050 gene encoding cyanidin 3-O-rutinoside 5-O-glucosyltransferase-like: MADKQHHHFLFITSSHQGHISPTLHLARHLATSTGAAVTFSTTVFAHRRMFSSNQDLISDGLITFIPYSDGYDDGFKSEPSIFTDKFHSYVRTNSKRSVSEIVGNLAGRGQPVTCIIYTIVLNWAVEVAREHGILSVLYWIQTSSVFATYYHFFHGFESLIKTHIDDLSFTVSFPGLQPLQIRDLPSFVRVTNYDSADGSILCLFREMFEILDEEKERMKAMVLMNTFQEWETDALASFNVEIEAIPVGILPKETNSGAGYLFKEDEKKYMEWLDTKEDGSVVYISFGTMVEMKKEQIKEMVKGLKESKRPYLWVVRKDNREEELLEIEGGGDGMVVEWCSQVRVLAHKAVGCIVTHCGWNSTLESLACGVPMVCVPQWSDQGINAKLVESLWGCGVRSEVDGDGVVKGEELVRCLELVMGDGEKGVEIRRKAKMWKDEALVAGSEEFGELFELSSWVQLET, translated from the exons ATGGCGGACAAACAACACCACCACTTCTTGTTCATCACCTCCTCCCACCAAGGCCATATAAGCCCCACCCTCCACCTCGCCAGACACCTCGCAACCTCCACCGGCGCCGCTGTCACTTTCTCCACCACCGTCTTCGCCCACCGCCGCATGTTCTCCTCCAACCAAGACTTGATCAGCGATGGTCTCATCACCTTCATCCCTTACTCCGATGGCTACGACGACGGGTTCAAAAGTGAACCCTCTATTTTCACCGACAAATTCCACTCTTACGTGAGAACAAACAGCAAACGCAGCGTCTCCGAGATCGTCGGAAACCTCGCCGGAAGAGGCCAGCCAGTGACGTGCATAATCTATACCATCGTGTTAAACTGGGCAGTAGAAGTCGCCCGCGAGCATGGCATCCTTTCAGTCCTTTACTGGATACAAACGAGCAGCGTGTTTGCAACCTACTACCACTTCTTTCATGGCTTTGAGAGTCTCATCAAAACGCATATCGACGACCTTTCGTTCACCGTCTCCTTTCCTGGGTTGCAGCCACTTCAAATCAGAGACTTGCCGTCGTTTGTGAGAGTTACCAACTATGATAGCGCGGATGGCTCGATTCTCTGTTTGTTTAGAGAGATGTTTGAGATCTTGgatgaagagaaagagaggatgaAGGCTATGGTGTTGATGAACACTTTTCAGGAATGGGAAACTGATGCTTTAGCTTCATTCAATGTTGAGATTGAAGCCATACCTGTTGGAATTTTACCAAAAGAGACCAATTCCGGTGCTGGTTATCTTTTCAAGGAGGATGAGAAGAAGTATATGGAGTGGTTGGACACGAAGGAGGATGGATCAGTAGTGTATATATCATTTGGAACTATGGTAGAGATGAAGAAGGAGCAGATAAAGGAGATGGTTAAAGGGTTGAAGGAGAGCAAGAGACCATATTTATGGGTTGTGAGAAAGGATAACAGAGAGGAAGAACTACTTGAGAttgaaggaggaggagatgggaTGGTGGTGGAGTGGTGCTCACAAGTGAGAGTGTTGGCTCACAAGGCAGTTGGATGTATTGTGACACACTGTGGATGGAACTCAACATTGGAGAGCTTGGCGTGCGGAGTGCCAATGGTGTGCGTGCCGCAGTGGTCAGATCAAGGGATTAATGCGAAGCTGGTGGAGAGTTTGTGGGGATGTGGAGTGAGGAGTGAGGTTGATGGTGATGGTGTTGTTAAAGGAGAAGagcttgtgaggtgtttggAGTTGGTGATGGGGGATGGAGAGAAGGGTGTTGAGATTAGAAGAAAGGCTAAGATGTGGAAAGATGAGGCTTTGGTAGCTGGGAGTGAAG AATTTGGAGAGCTATTTGAGTTGTCTTCTTGGGTTCAGCTTGAGACATGA
- the LOC120280077 gene encoding TATA-box-binding protein 2-like translates to MSERARRAQKEESIRRTVYVSDIDHHVTEEHLAELFCYCGKVCTGAKSEEQSLLASRKEFKVQNIVCTCDVQFLIILEGLACSHNHFCSYEPEIFPGLIYRMREPKTVLLIFFLGKVILTGSKVII, encoded by the exons ATGAGTGAGAGAGCTCGGAGAGCTCAGAAGGAGGAGAGTATTAGGAGGACTGTATATGTTTCTGACATTGATCACCAT GTCACTGAAGAGCATCTCGCTGAATTGTTTTGTTATTGTGGAAAA GTGTGCACTGGAGCTAAGAGCGAAGAACAATCGCTATTAGCATCAAGAAAG GAGTTCAAGGTTCAGAATATTGTCTGCACATGTGACGTCCAGTTTCTGATTATACTTGAAGGCCTTGCTTGTTCCCACAATCATTTCTGCAGT TATGAACCAGAAATCTTTCCAGGCCTCATTTACAGAATGAGGGAACCAAAGACGGTGCTTCTTATCTTCTTTTTGGGAAAAGTTATACTGACAGGAAGCAAGGTGATCATCTAA
- the LOC120281365 gene encoding mitochondrial metalloendopeptidase OMA1-like, giving the protein MNFLCRSLPLLCRSISSKIPSSPRPHFPLSPPLFSRSISNPNPTAGLIPNPSLSWRRFCNLDRLQPQQWHHNRRTILQPLAVLLGVIVGGGGIIYYRYFETVPFSNNSRLVIVSPLAERDISEIEFQKLKNGLEGRILPGNHPDTIRVRRISENIIEAIQPCLNHDKRQWGNLSYAFEIHDKWQWGDLWYACEIQALEQSPETTKKAAEAESWEVLVVSDKTFYAFCLPCRKIVVSTRVLDHLRTDAEIATLLGHEVAHVVARHGAEIATKGLWMDIHFMPRFCCFDHEKIVDALMRKEDLCTRMEMEADHIGLLLMAYAGYDPSVAPRVYEKLTGIKWKTLWHYSSTRPASLERTEQMEAALSVYRGVFASNVCF; this is encoded by the exons ATGAACTTCCTCTGTAGGTCACTCCCCCTCCTCTGTCGCTCCATCTCCTCGAAGATCCCTTCTTCTCCCAGACCCCATTTtcctctttctcctcctctCTTCTCGAGGTCCATCTCCAACCCTAACCCCACCGCTGGACTTATCCCCAATCCATCCTTGTCATGGCGCCGGTTCTGCAACCTCGATCGACTCCAGCCCCAGCAATGGCACCATAACCGCCGCACCATCCTCCAACCCCTCGCCGTTCTTCTTGGTGTCATCGTTGGCGGCGGAGGCATCATCTATTACCGCTATTTTGAGACCGTCCCTTTCAGTAACAACTCCCGCTTGGTCATCGTCTCTCCTTTGGCTGAGCGAGATATCAGCGAGATCGAGTTTCAGAAGCTGAAGAACGGCCTCGAGGGCAGGATCCTCCCCGGCAACCATCCCGACACCATCCGCGTCCGCCGCATCTCCGAGAACATCATCGAAGCCATTCAACCATGTCTCAACCATGACAAGCGGCAGTGGGGCAATCTCAGTTACGCTTTTGAGATCCATGACAAGTGGCAGTGGGGAGATCTCTGGTACGCTTGTGAGATCCAAGCTCTTGAGCAGTCCCCGGAGACCACGAAGAAGGCGGCGGAGGCTGAGAGTTGGGAGGTGCTTGTGGTGAGCGATAAAACTTTCTATGCCTTTTGCCTTCCGTGTCGCAAGATTGTGGTTTCCACCAGAGTTCTTGATCATCTCAGGACGGATGCCGAGATCGCCACTTTGCTTGGGCATGAG GTTGCCCATGTTGTTGCTCGCCATGGTGCTGAGATTGCTACAAAAGGCTTGTGGATGGATATTCATTTCATGCCACGTTTCTGTTGTTTTGATCATGAAAAAATAGTGGATGCTTTAATGCGGAAAGAGGACCTCTGCACAAG AATGGAAATGGAGGCAGATCATATTGGCCTCTTGTTGATGGCCTATGCGGGATATGACCCAAGTGTCGCACCAAGGGTTTATGAAAAACTTACAGGGATCAAGTGGAAGACTTTATGGCACTATTCCTCAACTCGCCCTGCAAGCTTGGAAAGAACAGAACAGATGGAAGCAGCACTGTCTGTGTACAGGGGTGTGTTTGCCAGTAATGTTTGTTTCTGA
- the LOC120281254 gene encoding cyanidin 3-O-rutinoside 5-O-glucosyltransferase-like: protein MNTFHEWETDDLASVSADIETIPIGLLPKQTNSSSSYLFKEDEKKYMEWLDTKEEGSVVYISFGSLSVMKKEQMEEMVKGLKESKRPYLWVVRKDNREKELLEIEGEEGDDQDGNGMMVEWCSQVRVLAHKAVGCFVTHCGWNSTLESLVCGVPVVGMPQWSDQGMNAKLVESLWGCGVRSEFDGDCVVKGEELVRCLELVMGDGEKGVKIRTKAKMWKDKASEAVSKCGSSDLNLKKFLLKFSE from the coding sequence ATGAACACCTTCCATGAATGGGAAACTGATGATTTAGCTTCAGTCAGTGCTGATATTGAAACCATACCTATTGGACTTTTGCCAAAACAAACCAACTCCAGTTCTAGTTATCTTTTTAAGGAGGATGAGAAGAAGTACATGGAGTGGTTGGACACAAAGGAGGAGGGATCAGTGGTGTATATATCATTCGGGAGTCTGTCAGTGATGAAGAAGGAGCAAATGGAGGAGATGGTGAAAGGGTTGAAGGAGAGCAAGAGGCCATATCTATGGGTTGTGAGAAAGGATAACAGAGAGAAGGAACTACTTGAgattgaaggagaagaaggagatgatCAGGATGGGAATGGGATGATGGTGGAGTGGTGTTCACAAGTGAGAGTTTTGGCACACAAGGCGGTTGGATGTTTTGTGACTCACTGTGGATGGAACTCAACTTTGGAGAGCTTGGTGTGTGGCGTGCCGGTGGTGGGCATGCCACAGTGGTCAGATCAAGGAATGAATGCGAAGTTGGTGGAGAGTTTGTGGGGTTGTGGAGTGAGGAGTGAGTTTGATGGTGATTGTGTTGTTAAAGGAGAAGAGCTTGTGCGGTGTTTGGAGTTGGTGATGGGGGATGGAGAGAAGGGTGTTAAGATTAGGACAAAGGCTAAGATGTGGAAAGACAAGGCTTCGGAGGCTGTGAGTAAATGTGGATCATCTGATCTTAATCtcaaaaaatttcttctaaagTTTTCTGAatga